One segment of Brassica napus cultivar Da-Ae chromosome C3, Da-Ae, whole genome shotgun sequence DNA contains the following:
- the LOC106387316 gene encoding lycopene epsilon cyclase, chloroplastic has protein sequence MECVGARNFAAMAFTAFPSRSSRPAVKRYSFKNLRCGLCSRVVRASVGRGGGGSGSESCVAVREDYADEEDFVKAGGSEIMFVQMQQNKDMDEQSKLVDKLPPISVGDGGALDLVVIGCGPAGLALAAESAKLGLKVGLIGPDLPFTNNYGVWEDEFNDLGLQKCIEHVWRDTIVYLDDNNPITIGRAYGRVNRRLLHEELLRRCAESGVSYLSSKVESITEAPNGLRLVSCERNTVVPCRLATVASGAASGKLLQYELGGPRVCVQTAYGVEVEVENSPYDPDQMVFMDYRDYTNQKVRCLEAEYPTFLYAMPMTKTRVFFEETCLASKDVMPFDLLKKKLMLRLDTLGIRILKTYEEEWSYIPVGGSLPNTEQKNLAFGAAASMVHPATGYSVVRSLSEAPNYASVIADILKHDTTSFTKHINTNISRQAWDTLWPQERKRQRAFFLFGLALIVQLDIGGIRSFFHTFFRLPKWMWQGFLGSTLTSGDLVLFAFYMFIIAPNNLRKGLINHLVSDPTGATMIKTYLRV, from the exons ATGGAGTGTGTTGGTGCTCGCAATTTCGCTGCAATGGCGTTCACAGCTTTTCCTTCTCGGAGCTCCCGACCGGCGGTGAAGAGATACAGTTTTAAGAATCTTCGCTGCGGTTTGTGTAGTAGAGTCGTCAGAGCTAGCGTCggcagaggaggaggaggctccGGTAGCGAGAGTTGCGTTGCGGTGAGGGAGGATTACGCTGACGAAGAAGATTTTGTGAAGGCTGGTGGTTCGGAGATTATGTTCGTTCAAATGCAGCAGAACAAAGACATGGATGAACAGTCTAAGCTCGTTGATAAG TTACCTCCTATATCAGTTGGTGATGGTGGTGCTTTGGACCTAGTGGTTATTGGTTGTGGTCCTGCTGGTTTAGCCTTGGCTGCAGAGTCAGCTAAGTTAGGACTAAAAGTTGGACTGATTGGTCCGGACCTTCCTTTCACTAACAACTACGGTGTTTGGGAAGATGAATTCAACG ATCTTGGCTTGCAAAAATGTATTGAGCATGTTTGGAGAGATACTATTGTCTATCTAGACGATAACAATCCCATTACCATTGGCCGTGCTTATGGAAGAGTTAATCGACGGTTACTCCACGAGGAGCTCTTGAGGAG GTGTGCCGAGTCAGGTGTCTCGTATCTTAGCTCAAAAGTTGAGAGCATAACAGAAGCTCCTAATGGCCTTAGGCTCGTTTCCTGTGAAAGAAACACCGTTGTTCCGTGCAG ACTTGCCACTGTTGCGTCTGGAGCAGCTTCAGGGAAGCTCTTGCAATACGAACTTGGAGGACCTAGAGTCTGCGTCCAAACTGCATATGGCGTGGAGGTTGAG GTGGAAAACAGTCCATATGATCCAGATCAGATGGTTTTCATGGACTACAGAGATTATACAAACCAGAAAGTTCGATGCTTAGAAGCTGAGTATCCAACGTTTCTGTACGCCATGCCCATGACAAAGACAAGAGTCTTCTTTGAG GAGACATGTCTAGCCTCAAAAGATGTCATGCCCTTTGATTTGCTTAAAAAGAAGCTCATGTTACGATTAGATACACTCGGAATCCGAATTCTAAAGACTTACGAAGAG GAATGGTCTTATATCCCAGTAGGTGGTTCCTTACCAAACACTGAACAAAAGAACCTCGCCTTTGGTGCTGCAGCTAGCATGGTACATCCCGCTACAG GCTATTCAGTTGTGAGATCTTTGTCTGAAGCTCCAAATTATGCATCAGTCATCGCGGATATACTAAAACATGATACTACTTCCTTCACCAAACACATCAACACCAATATTTCAAGACAGG CTTGGGATACTCTATGGCCACAAGAAAGGAAACGACAAAGAGCATTCTTTCTCTTCGGCCTTGCGCTCATAGTTCAACTCGATATCGGAGGCATTAGGAGCTTCTTCCACACTTTCTTCCGTCTTccaaaatg GATGTGGCAAGGGTTTCTAGGATCAACATTAACATCAGGAGATCTGGTTCTGTTTGCTTTCTACATGTTCATCATTGCACCAAACAATTTAAGAAAAGGTCTCATTAATCATCTGGTCTCTGATCCAACCGGAGCAACCATGATTAAAACCTATCTCAGAGTATGA
- the LOC106383643 gene encoding casein kinase 1-like protein 12 isoform X1 gives MEARVGNKFRLGRKIGSGSFGEIHLGTHLQTNEEVAIKLENAKTKHPQLLYESKLYRLLQGGTGVPNVKWFGVEGDYNVLVMDLLGPSLEDLFNFCSRKLSLKSVLMLADQMINRVEYFHSKSFLHRDLKPDNFLMGLGRRANQVYIIDFGLAKKYRDNTTHQHIPYRWDDWIVISLPTHNSKLGSHFLSCRENKNLTGTARYASMNTHLGIEQSRRDDLESLGYILMYFLKGSLPWQGLKAGTKKQKYERISEKKVSTSIESLCRGYPSEFASYFHYCRSLRFDDKPDYGYLKRIFRDLFIREGFQFDYVFDWTILKYQQSQLTAPPTRGPAAGTSSGLPPGLTSIDRYGGEEDGGRPPMDSSRRRTSGALENSSAAVRAPMMPSSSLFGQSAGSSRRVTSEELQRSRTGSGLRNSAMVSTSERKRSSSTRKQYDSAIKGIETLHVSDERYHHH, from the exons ATGGAGGCTCGTGTGGGAAACAAGTTTCGTCTCGGACGCAAAATCGGGAGCGGTTCTTTTGGAGAGATCCATCTCG GTACTCATCTTCAAACCAATGAAGAAGTTGCCATCAAGCTT GAAAATGCCAAGACAAAACATCCGCAGCTGCTCTATGAATCCAAGTTATACAGACTTCTACAGGGAGGAA CTGGTGTTCCAAATGTCAAGTGGTTTGGTGTTGAAGGCGACTACAATGTTCTGGTCATGGATTTGCTTGGACCTAGTCTTGAAGACTTGTTCAATTTCTGTAGCAGGAAACTTTCTCTCAAGTCCGTCCTCATGCTTGCTGATCAAATG ATAAACCGTGTTGAGTATTTCCATTCGAAATCTTTCCTTCACCGAGATCTCAAGCCTGACAACTTCCTCATGGGGTTAGGAAGACGCGCCAACCAG GTATACATCATCGACTTTGGTCTTGCTAAGAAGTACAGGGATAACACTACTCATCAGCACATTCCTTACAGGTGGGATGATTGGATTGTAATCAGTCTTCCTACGCACAACTCTAAACTCGGTTCTCATTTTCTATCTTGTAGAGAAAACAAGAATCTCACTGGAACTGCAAGATATGCTAGTATGAACACTCACTTAGGAATTG AACAAAGCAGAAGGGATGATCTGGAATCTCTTGGTTACATTCTCATGTATTTCCTTAAAGGAAG TCTTCCATGGCAAGGACTTAAAGCTGGaaccaagaaacaaaaatatgagAGAATCAGCGAAAAGAAAGTCTCTACATCCATTGAG TCCTTATGCCGTGGCTACCCATCTGAATTCGCATCTTACTTCCATTACTGCCGCTCCCTCCGGTTTGATGATAAACCGGATTACGGTTATCTCAAAAGAATATTCAGAGATCTCTTCATCCGCGAAG GGTTTCAGTTCGATTATGTGTTTGACTGGACCATACTGAAGTACCAACAGTCACAGCTAACAGCTCCTCCAACACGTGGCCCTGCGGCTGGAACCAGTTCGGGTTTGCCTCCAGGATTGACCAGCATTGACAGATACGGAGG agAGGAAGATGGAGGGAGACCACCGATGGATTCATCAAGAAGGAGAACATCAGGAGCTCTCGAGAACTCATCAGCTGCTGTTAGAGCTCCAATG ATGCCAAGCTCGTCGCTGTTCGGACAATCAGCAGGATCATCGAGGAGAGTAACGTCTGAGGAGCTGCAGAGAAGCCGTACGGGCAGTGGATTGAGAAACTCTGCGATGGTTTCAACGTCTGAGAGGAAGAGATCTTCTTCCACTAGGAAACAGTATGATTCTGCTATTAAAGGCATTGAGACTCTCCATGTCTCTGACGAAAGGTATCACCACCATTGA
- the LOC106383643 gene encoding casein kinase 1-like protein 12 isoform X2 has product MEARVGNKFRLGRKIGSGSFGEIHLGTHLQTNEEVAIKLENAKTKHPQLLYESKLYRLLQGGTGVPNVKWFGVEGDYNVLVMDLLGPSLEDLFNFCSRKLSLKSVLMLADQMINRVEYFHSKSFLHRDLKPDNFLMGLGRRANQVYIIDFGLAKKYRDNTTHQHIPYRENKNLTGTARYASMNTHLGIEQSRRDDLESLGYILMYFLKGSLPWQGLKAGTKKQKYERISEKKVSTSIESLCRGYPSEFASYFHYCRSLRFDDKPDYGYLKRIFRDLFIREGFQFDYVFDWTILKYQQSQLTAPPTRGPAAGTSSGLPPGLTSIDRYGEEDGGRPPMDSSRRRTSGALENSSAAVRAPMMPSSSLFGQSAGSSRRVTSEELQRSRTGSGLRNSAMVSTSERKRSSSTRKQYDSAIKGIETLHVSDERYHHH; this is encoded by the exons ATGGAGGCTCGTGTGGGAAACAAGTTTCGTCTCGGACGCAAAATCGGGAGCGGTTCTTTTGGAGAGATCCATCTCG GTACTCATCTTCAAACCAATGAAGAAGTTGCCATCAAGCTT GAAAATGCCAAGACAAAACATCCGCAGCTGCTCTATGAATCCAAGTTATACAGACTTCTACAGGGAGGAA CTGGTGTTCCAAATGTCAAGTGGTTTGGTGTTGAAGGCGACTACAATGTTCTGGTCATGGATTTGCTTGGACCTAGTCTTGAAGACTTGTTCAATTTCTGTAGCAGGAAACTTTCTCTCAAGTCCGTCCTCATGCTTGCTGATCAAATG ATAAACCGTGTTGAGTATTTCCATTCGAAATCTTTCCTTCACCGAGATCTCAAGCCTGACAACTTCCTCATGGGGTTAGGAAGACGCGCCAACCAG GTATACATCATCGACTTTGGTCTTGCTAAGAAGTACAGGGATAACACTACTCATCAGCACATTCCTTACAG AGAAAACAAGAATCTCACTGGAACTGCAAGATATGCTAGTATGAACACTCACTTAGGAATTG AACAAAGCAGAAGGGATGATCTGGAATCTCTTGGTTACATTCTCATGTATTTCCTTAAAGGAAG TCTTCCATGGCAAGGACTTAAAGCTGGaaccaagaaacaaaaatatgagAGAATCAGCGAAAAGAAAGTCTCTACATCCATTGAG TCCTTATGCCGTGGCTACCCATCTGAATTCGCATCTTACTTCCATTACTGCCGCTCCCTCCGGTTTGATGATAAACCGGATTACGGTTATCTCAAAAGAATATTCAGAGATCTCTTCATCCGCGAAG GGTTTCAGTTCGATTATGTGTTTGACTGGACCATACTGAAGTACCAACAGTCACAGCTAACAGCTCCTCCAACACGTGGCCCTGCGGCTGGAACCAGTTCGGGTTTGCCTCCAGGATTGACCAGCATTGACAGATACGGAG AGGAAGATGGAGGGAGACCACCGATGGATTCATCAAGAAGGAGAACATCAGGAGCTCTCGAGAACTCATCAGCTGCTGTTAGAGCTCCAATG ATGCCAAGCTCGTCGCTGTTCGGACAATCAGCAGGATCATCGAGGAGAGTAACGTCTGAGGAGCTGCAGAGAAGCCGTACGGGCAGTGGATTGAGAAACTCTGCGATGGTTTCAACGTCTGAGAGGAAGAGATCTTCTTCCACTAGGAAACAGTATGATTCTGCTATTAAAGGCATTGAGACTCTCCATGTCTCTGACGAAAGGTATCACCACCATTGA